In the Engystomops pustulosus chromosome 2, aEngPut4.maternal, whole genome shotgun sequence genome, one interval contains:
- the RIPK4 gene encoding receptor-interacting serine/threonine-protein kinase 4, with the protein MDKEASSPWDMGLLRTFDSKEFCGWEKIGSGGFGQVYKVKHISWKTWLAIKCPPSLHVDEKERVELVEEAKKMEMAKFRCILPVYGICSDPVGLVMEYMEAGSLEKLLASERLPWDLRFRIIHETAVGMNFLHCMNPPLLHLDLKPANILLDGHYHVKISDFGLAKWNGLSNSHELSLDGICGTIAYLPPERFKEKNRSFDTKHDVYSFAIVVWGILTQQKPFADEKNILHIMVKVGGGLRPDLSQIPRARPQQCEDMIKLMQQCWQDKPNKRPTFQEITSETEMLCTKHEDEAISGTGQESVDQASANTKEQGLGNQSEPKGYPMYDKDYSLSELLSQLDSGISQTMEEPESLCHSVSEPELAPSDKRLSGISSIDSAFSSRGSLNLSFEKDGSVEDLSTTEIQKKKLIDAIVNGDNAKLLKILQPQDVELILEGRSSLLHLAVEAGQEECAKMLLLYNANPNMTNLKGSTPLHIASEKKLKGIVELLLSKKININAKDEDLFTALHFSAQNGDEVITRLLLEKNASLSEVDSKGRTPLHIACQHGQESVVRLFLRRGADINVPGLENWVSLHYAAWQGHLNIVKLLAKQCKANLNCQTSDGRTPLHLAAQRGHYRVARILVDLGCDVNVANMQLKTPLHIAAETGHTSTARLLILHGANIRAATAEGYTALDLACHYRHYSALKLLMDAKSEPSGEDTILFEENV; encoded by the exons atggacaaGGAGGCCTCTTCCCCCTGGGACATGGGGCTGCTCAGGACCTTTGACTCCAAAGAGTTTTGTGGATGGGAGAAGATCGGATCCGGAGGCTTTGGACAAGTCTACAAGGTGAAACACATCTCCTGGAAGACGTGGCTGGCCATCAAGTGCCCCCCCAGCCTGCATGTGGATGAGAA AGAACGTGTTGAGCTGGTCGAAGAGGCCAAGAAGATGGAGATGGCCAAATTTCGTTGCATCTTACCAGTGTATGGGATCTGCAGTGACCCAGTCGGTCTCGTCATGGAGTATATGGAGGCGGGATCTCTGGAGAAGCTCCTGGCCTCGGAACGTCTTCCATGGGACCTGAGGTTTAGGATAATTCACGAGACAGCGGTGGGGATGAACTTCCTCCATTGTATGAACCCTCCCCTTCTTCATCTTGACCTGAAACCCGCCAATATACTGCTGGATGGACATTACCATGTCAAG ATCTCTGATTTCGGACTGGCCAAGTGGAACGGCCTCTCTAATTCCCATGAGTTGAGCTTGGACGGGATCTGTGGAACCATCGCTTACCTCCCACCCGAGCGCTTCAAGGAGAAGAACAGAAGCTTCGACACCAAGCACGACGTGTACAG TTTTGCCATTGTCGTTTGGGGCATCCTCACACAGCAGAAGCCCTTTGCAG aCGAGAAAAACATTTTGCATATCATGGTGAAAGTGGGAGGTGGTCTACGTCCCGACCTATCACAGATACCCAGAGCTCGGCCCCAGCAATGTGAGGACATGATAAAACTGATGCAGCAGTGCTGGCAGGACAAGCCCAACAAACGGCCAACATTTCAAG AAATCACATCCGAGACTGAGATGTTATGTACAAAACATGAAGATGAAGCCATTTCAGGGACGGGTCAAGAATCGGTGGACCAGGCATCAGCAAACACGAAAGAACAG GGTTTGGGCAACCAGTCAGAACCGAAAGGATATCCAATGTATGATAAAGACTACAGTCTCTCCGAGCTGTTGTCTCAACTGGATTCTGGGATTTCACAAACTATGGAAGAGCCAGAGAGCTTATGTCACAGCGTTTCGGAGCCAGAGCTTGCACCCAGTGATAAGCGCCTATCCGGAATCTCCTCCATTGACTCTGCCTTCTCATCCAGAGGTTCCCTCAACTTGTCCTTTGAAAAAGATGGGTCAGTAGAAG ACCTTAGTACCACAGAGATCCAGAAGAAGAAACTTATTGATGCCATTGTGAACGGTGACAATGCCAAGCTTCTGAAGATTCTCCAACCTCAAGATGTTGAGTTGATCCTGGAAGGAAGGTCCAGTCTCCTTCACTTAGCAGTTGAGGCTGGACAGGAGGAATGTGCCAAGATGCTTCTCCTCTACAATGCAAACCCCAACATGACCAACCTAAAGGGTTCCACCCCACTTCACATTGCTTCCGAAAAGAAACTTAAAGGCATCGTGGAACTTCTCCTGTCAAAGAAGATCAACATCAATGCCAAGGATGAAGATCTCTTCACAGCTCTTCACTTTTCTGCCCAGAATGGAGATGAGGTCATAACTCGATTGCTTTTGGAGAAGAATGCCTCTCTAAGTGAGGTTGACAGTAAAGGTCGAACACCTCTTCACATTGCTTGCCAACATGGCCAGGAGAGCGTTGTCCGGCTTTTTCTCCGACGAGGTGCAGATATTAATGTACCGGGCCTGGAGAACTGGGTGTCCTTGCACTACGCTGCCTGGCAAGGTCATTTAAATATTGTCAAGCTTCTCGCCAAGCAATGCAAGGCCAATCTCAATTGCCAGACGTCTGATGGAAGAACACCATTGCATTTAGCAGCACAACGAGGACACTACCGAGTGGCTCGGATCTTGGTAGATCTTGGTTGTGATGTGAATGTTGCAAACATGCAGTTGAAGACACCTCTACACATTGCTGCCGAGACAGGTCACACCAGCACGGCCCGGCTCCTCATCCTTCATGGTGCCAACATCCGTGCCGCTACAGCCGAGGGTTATACCGCCCTAGACCTGGCCTGCCACTACCGCCACTATTCTGCATTGAAACTTCTGATGGATGCAAAATCAGAACCCAGTGGCGAGGATACCATCTTATTTGAGGAAAATGTATGA